The genomic DNA GCTGTTTCGTATTGCAAAAGCAAAGGCGCCGGCTGGCACTTAATGACAATGCACGAATGGGCAGCCGTGATGTTGTGGTGTCTCAAAAATGGTTTTCAGCCACGCGGAAATACAAATTGGGGCAGAAGTCATGAAGCTACTTTTGAAACGGCTGCAAGAGTAGATAATGGCACACCCGGTTCCACTATAGGTACAGGTAGAACTATTGCTGGTTCAGGCCCCGTAAAGTGGAGACATGACGACACATTTTCCGGTGTTGCAGATTTGGTTGGAAATATCTGGGAATGGACTCATCTGTTTAAAATAGTGGATGGTAGAATATATACTCCATTATCAAATGACTTTGATATGGATGAGGCAAGCTGGCCGGCACAAAATGCGTATTTTGACAGCCCTGTCGCCGGAGATGGGATAGGCACCAGCGATTTAGGTGAACCGATTCTGAGTGATTCTGTGACGAATTACGCCGGCCCGACTGGAGATAGCGGATATTTCGACTACAATTATGATTCAGTCTGGAATACGCTCAGCATAAAAACTTCCTGGGATCCGCCTTTGATTTTGAAGCAATTGTGCGTAGCTCCATCCAAATATGACGGTACAGCTACTTCTCAACTAGCTATCTTCTCTGGAGCTAAAGGAGCTTTTTGGGTCAGAAATTACGGCGAAAGAATCCCTCTACGTGGCGGCAACTGGGGCTATGCGGCGCTTGCCGGCCTCGCTGCGCTCAGCCTGAACGATCCCCGGTCGAGCTCGTGCTGGGACATCGGCTGCCGCCCCGCTTTTGTTTTATGAAAATCTGAAATCTGAGAGGCTGATAATCTGATGGGTGTAAGTGCGAGTAAATTGAAAATACTGCAAAAATGGGAAGATGTGGCTGGATATGCTTATATAGTTTTGCGTCATATCCCAAAAAGTGAAAGATTTACGCTCGGTGCGGAAATTAGAGAGGCTATATGGAAAGGCTTAAAGTTGATAATAAAAGCTAATGCGGCTAAAAATAAAAAGCCCTATTTGCTTGAACTTGATAGCGAGGTAAAAGTTTTGCTTGCACTCATCAGAGTTGCTTACGAATTAAAAATTATACCTATTAAAAAATACGAAATTTTCTCGGAAAAGCTTATTGAAATAGGAAGAATGATAGGAGGTTGGCTAAAGTATGCAAACAAATAGGGGCAGGCTCGCATAACCTCTACGTGGCGGCAACTGGGGCAATGCGGCGAATGCCGGCCTCGCTGCGCTCAACCTGAACAATCCCCGGTCGAACTCGTACTGGAACATCGGCTGCCGCCCCGCTTTCCTTTCACGCCAGATGCCAGATAGTTACGGCTGTCTGGTCAGTGCGAAAGAAAAGGGAGCCTGCTCCTTCCCTCTGCAGAGGGAAAAGATATACAGAGGCAGGCGGCAAGTAGCTGACAAAATCAGCGAAAGTGGCCTGACCTCGCCAAAACTGATTTTAAGGAGGAAAAATTGCCAAAAAGTGTGAATGGTTTGTGGGAAGAAATTGTCTCTTTTGAAAATCTTTTTGCGGCATATAAAGAAGCAAGAAGAGGTAAAAGATACAGAAACGAAGTGTTACAATTTGGTTATAATCTTGAGGAAAACCTCATAAATATACAAAATCATCTGATATGGAAGTCTTGGACTCCCGGCAAACATCGCACTTTCTATGTGCACGACCCCAAGAAAAGGCTTATATCGGCTCCGCCTTTTGAAGATAGAGTGGTTCACCATGCGATTGTCAGGGTTATTGAACCGCTTTTTGAAAAGAAATTTATTTACGATAGTTATGCCTGCAGAAAAGATAAAGGGATTCACGCAGCAACTTTGAGGCTGCAATCATTCCTTAGAATAGCAAAAAGAAACTGGCCGAAGGTTTATGTTTTAAAAGCTGATATCTCCAGTTATTTTCCATCCGTAAATCATCAAATTTTGCTGGATATTTTAAAAAGAACCATCAGGGATGAAAATGTCTTATGGCTGTGCGAAAAGGTTATTTCCGACTTCGGATATGATGAACAGGGTATCCCAGTAGGAGCCCTGACTTCGCAACTTTTTGCAAATGTATATCTCGACCAGCTTGATCATTATCTCAAGGATGGGTTCGGAGTGAAATTTTATGTGCGCTACATGGACGATTTCGTCATTCTTGGTAGCGCAAAGAAGTGTCTCTGGGGACTTCTTGATAAGATAAAAGACTTTTTGCTCAGACTGAAGTTGCGCCTTAACCCGAAGACTAATGTTTTTCCGGTACACAGAGGCGTCGATTTTGCCGGTTATCGCACATGGGCTACACATATTTTACCGAGAAAGAGAAATGTCAAAAAATTCCGAAAGAAAATGAAGTGGATACAAAAAGCTTATGCTTCAGGCAAAATCGACCTTGATTACATCCGTCCTCGCGTCATGAGTTTTCTCGGCTATATGAAACACTGCAACTCTCTTGCAACAACAAAAATGCTGCTTAATGAAATCGTTTTTTATAGATAAATCCCTAGACAAGTATAGCATATTGTCTATTATGTAAGCAATGTCAAATTTCAGATTTTTTTTTGACATCCCAGATAGTCCAAATTAGCCCCGCATAGTCCCATAATTTGCCCAAGCTTACGTTATAACTGCCCAAGCTTACATTATAATTCTGCCCCACCTTACACTCAAATGAATAGTAAATAAAAGCCTCAAAGGTAAATTATTTGCAAAAATAGAAGGTAGGAATCCAGTTTTGTATTAGCATCTATCAAGACAAGATAGATTTTTTTCAACTTTTATTTTAAGTGTATCACAAAATGTATCATGAAAAACTCTATTCAAACTATAGGTAGAAACTTGTTTTCGCAACTAGTTGATATTTAACAACTAATCAAAATGCCGGAGGGGGGACTCGAACCCCCACGGGATTAGCTCCCACTGGATTTTGAGTCCAGCGCGTCTACCAGTTCCACCACTCCGGCGTAGGTTAGATTTTATAATTAACTTT from Deferribacter autotrophicus includes the following:
- a CDS encoding SUMF1/EgtB/PvdO family nonheme iron enzyme yields the protein MPVIFTKDSLRASVEAATGGKVTVMYDDKGYPSYMVRIPKFNLEDIDPDLGSGPHPAFIVNGQEKSEIWIGQYQAKVVDGRACSLPGVDPSVYMTYDQAVSYCKSKGAGWHLMTMHEWAAVMLWCLKNGFQPRGNTNWGRSHEATFETAARVDNGTPGSTIGTGRTIAGSGPVKWRHDDTFSGVADLVGNIWEWTHLFKIVDGRIYTPLSNDFDMDEASWPAQNAYFDSPVAGDGIGTSDLGEPILSDSVTNYAGPTGDSGYFDYNYDSVWNTLSIKTSWDPPLILKQLCVAPSKYDGTATSQLAIFSGAKGAFWVRNYGERIPLRGGNWGYAALAGLAALSLNDPRSSSCWDIGCRPAFVL
- the avd gene encoding diversity-generating retroelement protein Avd — protein: MGVSASKLKILQKWEDVAGYAYIVLRHIPKSERFTLGAEIREAIWKGLKLIIKANAAKNKKPYLLELDSEVKVLLALIRVAYELKIIPIKKYEIFSEKLIEIGRMIGGWLKYANK
- a CDS encoding reverse transcriptase/maturase family protein, with the translated sequence MPKSVNGLWEEIVSFENLFAAYKEARRGKRYRNEVLQFGYNLEENLINIQNHLIWKSWTPGKHRTFYVHDPKKRLISAPPFEDRVVHHAIVRVIEPLFEKKFIYDSYACRKDKGIHAATLRLQSFLRIAKRNWPKVYVLKADISSYFPSVNHQILLDILKRTIRDENVLWLCEKVISDFGYDEQGIPVGALTSQLFANVYLDQLDHYLKDGFGVKFYVRYMDDFVILGSAKKCLWGLLDKIKDFLLRLKLRLNPKTNVFPVHRGVDFAGYRTWATHILPRKRNVKKFRKKMKWIQKAYASGKIDLDYIRPRVMSFLGYMKHCNSLATTKMLLNEIVFYR